Proteins encoded in a region of the Streptomyces sp. NBC_00310 genome:
- a CDS encoding DUF397 domain-containing protein, protein MTDRTILNAAELQGWRKSSYSNSEGGSCVEVLDGHPAGVPVRDSKALHGPALVFSVAGWSAFVVAVKTSDL, encoded by the coding sequence ATGACTGACCGAACCATCCTGAACGCTGCTGAGCTGCAAGGCTGGCGGAAGTCCTCCTACAGCAACAGCGAAGGCGGCAGTTGCGTCGAGGTGCTCGACGGACACCCAGCCGGTGTTCCCGTCCGAGACTCCAAGGCACTTCACGGTCCCGCGCTGGTCTTCTCGGTAGCTGGTTGGTCGGCGTTCGTTGTGGCAGTGAAGACCAGCGACCTTTGA
- a CDS encoding Eco57I restriction-modification methylase domain-containing protein, with protein MSPRPAVSRGLAAAKAKALDGRAQHQEWLDLTEVSGPFLTMPVLLQAWQQLDAVEKEQRARLRAHHADWQTDTRAGRDEWVAYVLRSLLEWGDALTLRQGEAEDVPDLALDRFSLEVPEHGVRLRADFALSEPGTDLAAEPDVESAAKRVRVLGMTLPSGTSPTARPNWGDDWSAPPADRLARLLRHHDVPLGLLTDGRWWCLVWAPVGGVTTTAVFDAIGWNEAAERNVVRAFVSLLRRRRFFEYEEPETLVGLLKKSLDAGDEVTDALGVQVRQAVELLVDAIGRADARSMEQGAPGLRATGVEASEVYRGAVAVMMRVVFLLFAEERGLLPSDNEVYAKSYSARFLRAELKSRADAEGEASLEHTTAAWHRLIALFHAVHGGVQHPDLELPAYDGSIFDPDKYPWLETTSPLLPIDDRTVLHMLQAVQEVHVGSGKQRETRTLSFRALDVEQIGYVYEGLLSYDGERAVETMVGLIGPAGMEHEVPLAELESLAASVRDVKSLAKKIHDTWKEPKPPASVARLEKLLLPAKGEAEAEARRRLQAACRDATLTERLLPFFGLLRPDLRGLPVVIPAGSLFVTESSLRKNTGTHYTPRTLAEEVVRHALEPLVYEPGPLQTADEKAWVPKTADQILELKVADIAMGSAAFLVAACRYLGDRLIEAWAREERAEAVAYRAGRAVDAVTAADAESDPLVIEARRQIIEHCLYGVDINPMAVEMAKLSLWLVSMDPERPFTFLDDRLVAGDSLLGVTSLEQLKAVHLDVEKGDLLGAAAEADRLVGEVVATRHAITEIEGDGTEALAEKRELLREVREKTAKLRLVGDLVAGAALATCASGRVAWYEADGGERLRDLFPVAARVARDVVAVPEAEVEGSGVVAEARAQAWEWLASELPEGGMRRVPFHWPLEFPEVFAERGGFDAVVGNPPFLGGQKLTGAMGEAYREYMVDFLAGSKRGSADLVAYFILRGHRTLNSGGQTGFIATNTLAQGDTREVGLDQLESAGVSIRRAIKSEPWPSTSAVLEYCTVWTSKAPLAENSARILHDIVTPNGISTSLNPATREASWSAKLESNSGVAFIGSYVLGLGFTLSESDAHAWISEDEQYREVLFPYLNGKTLNTDPEHKTERWVINFHDWPERAAKEYPKAYEQVLRSVKPERATNPRKVYRDYWWHYAEKRPAMVKATKPLKHCIVMAQVSKVVMPVLVPTGQVFDQKLIVFASSDYALMAVLSSAPHYWWAIDRSATMKSDLSYSPSDVFDTFVRPPLNESLRFAGDRLSSFRRELMLRRNIGMTATYNLFHDPSCRDSDITELRRLHEEIDRSTVEAYGWQDLLDSTGATPPRDPTHEAFPLDHGFHETNQGTRYTVGLLARTEIIDRLRQLNHRAYADEVFLGLHKKPQKHPDMPSPSAEAYRKKVEQGRKSVAVDFEDDGLFRPEGTIF; from the coding sequence ATGAGCCCCCGCCCCGCCGTCTCCCGAGGACTCGCCGCCGCCAAGGCCAAGGCGCTCGACGGCCGCGCCCAGCACCAGGAGTGGCTCGACCTCACCGAGGTCTCCGGCCCCTTCCTCACCATGCCGGTCCTGCTCCAGGCGTGGCAGCAGCTCGACGCCGTCGAGAAGGAGCAGCGGGCCCGCCTCCGCGCCCACCACGCCGACTGGCAGACCGACACCAGGGCCGGCCGCGACGAGTGGGTGGCGTACGTCCTGCGTTCCCTCCTCGAATGGGGCGACGCGCTGACCCTGCGCCAGGGCGAGGCCGAGGACGTCCCTGACCTGGCCCTGGACCGCTTCAGCCTGGAGGTGCCCGAGCACGGTGTCCGTCTGCGGGCCGACTTCGCGTTGTCCGAGCCGGGTACGGACCTGGCTGCCGAGCCGGACGTTGAGTCGGCGGCGAAGCGTGTCCGCGTGCTCGGCATGACCTTGCCCAGCGGCACCTCCCCCACGGCCCGCCCGAACTGGGGCGACGACTGGTCGGCCCCTCCGGCCGACCGCCTGGCCCGCCTGCTCCGCCACCACGATGTCCCGTTGGGCCTCCTGACGGACGGCCGCTGGTGGTGCCTGGTGTGGGCGCCGGTCGGCGGCGTCACGACCACGGCCGTCTTCGACGCCATCGGCTGGAACGAGGCGGCGGAGCGGAACGTCGTCCGTGCCTTCGTCTCGCTGCTGCGCCGACGTCGCTTCTTCGAGTACGAGGAGCCGGAGACCCTCGTCGGCCTGCTGAAGAAGAGCCTGGACGCGGGCGACGAGGTCACCGACGCGCTCGGCGTCCAGGTCCGCCAGGCGGTGGAACTGCTGGTGGACGCGATCGGGCGGGCGGACGCGCGGTCCATGGAGCAGGGCGCACCCGGCCTGCGCGCGACGGGAGTCGAGGCGAGCGAGGTCTATCGGGGCGCGGTCGCGGTGATGATGCGCGTCGTCTTCCTCCTCTTCGCCGAGGAGCGAGGCCTGCTCCCCTCGGACAACGAGGTGTACGCGAAGTCGTACTCGGCCCGCTTCCTGCGCGCGGAGCTGAAGTCCCGGGCGGACGCGGAGGGCGAGGCCTCCCTGGAACACACGACGGCGGCATGGCACCGCCTGATCGCGTTGTTCCACGCAGTGCACGGCGGTGTCCAGCACCCGGATCTGGAGCTGCCGGCCTACGACGGCTCGATCTTCGATCCGGACAAGTACCCGTGGCTGGAGACGACTTCACCGCTGCTGCCCATCGACGACCGCACGGTCCTGCACATGCTCCAGGCCGTGCAGGAAGTCCACGTCGGCTCAGGCAAGCAGCGCGAGACGCGGACGCTGAGCTTCCGCGCGCTCGACGTCGAGCAGATCGGTTACGTGTACGAAGGTCTGCTGTCGTACGACGGTGAGCGCGCCGTCGAGACGATGGTCGGCCTCATCGGCCCGGCCGGCATGGAGCACGAGGTGCCGTTGGCCGAGCTGGAATCGCTTGCGGCTTCGGTGCGGGACGTCAAATCGCTGGCAAAGAAGATCCACGACACGTGGAAGGAACCGAAGCCACCGGCGAGCGTGGCGAGGCTGGAGAAGCTGCTGCTTCCGGCGAAGGGGGAGGCCGAGGCGGAGGCACGGCGGCGGCTGCAGGCTGCGTGCCGGGACGCGACACTGACGGAACGGCTCCTTCCGTTCTTCGGGCTCCTGCGGCCGGACCTGCGGGGCCTGCCGGTGGTGATTCCGGCGGGCTCGTTGTTCGTGACGGAGTCGTCGCTGCGGAAGAACACCGGCACGCACTACACGCCTCGAACTCTGGCGGAGGAGGTCGTACGGCACGCGCTGGAGCCGCTGGTGTACGAGCCGGGGCCGCTCCAGACGGCGGACGAGAAGGCGTGGGTGCCCAAGACTGCCGACCAGATCCTTGAGCTGAAAGTCGCGGACATCGCGATGGGGTCGGCGGCGTTCCTGGTGGCCGCTTGCCGTTACTTGGGCGACCGGCTGATCGAGGCGTGGGCGCGGGAGGAACGGGCGGAGGCGGTCGCATACCGGGCAGGGCGCGCTGTCGACGCGGTGACGGCTGCGGACGCGGAGTCCGACCCGCTGGTCATCGAGGCTCGGCGCCAGATCATCGAGCACTGCCTGTATGGGGTGGACATCAACCCTATGGCCGTGGAGATGGCGAAGCTGTCGCTGTGGCTGGTGTCGATGGATCCGGAGAGGCCGTTCACGTTTTTGGATGACCGGTTGGTGGCGGGGGATTCGCTGCTGGGTGTGACGTCGCTGGAGCAGTTGAAGGCGGTGCACCTGGATGTGGAGAAGGGTGACCTGCTGGGTGCGGCGGCGGAGGCTGACCGGCTGGTGGGCGAGGTCGTCGCTACGCGTCATGCCATCACCGAGATAGAGGGAGATGGGACGGAGGCCCTGGCGGAGAAGCGGGAGCTGCTGCGGGAAGTGCGGGAGAAGACAGCCAAGCTGCGGCTCGTGGGGGACCTGGTCGCGGGGGCTGCGCTGGCTACTTGTGCTTCGGGGCGGGTGGCTTGGTATGAGGCGGATGGGGGCGAGCGGCTTCGGGATCTGTTTCCGGTGGCGGCTCGGGTGGCTCGGGATGTGGTGGCCGTGCCAGAGGCTGAGGTTGAGGGCTCAGGGGTGGTAGCTGAGGCTCGGGCACAGGCTTGGGAGTGGCTGGCCAGTGAACTTCCGGAAGGGGGAATGCGGAGAGTACCTTTCCATTGGCCGTTGGAGTTCCCCGAGGTATTTGCTGAGCGGGGGGGATTTGATGCGGTGGTCGGGAATCCTCCGTTCTTGGGCGGCCAGAAGTTGACGGGGGCCATGGGGGAGGCTTATCGGGAGTACATGGTCGACTTCCTTGCGGGTAGCAAGCGGGGAAGCGCAGATCTGGTAGCATACTTCATTCTGCGCGGCCACCGAACCCTGAACAGCGGAGGACAGACCGGCTTTATCGCCACTAACACTTTGGCTCAAGGGGACACCCGCGAGGTCGGGTTGGACCAACTTGAAAGTGCTGGCGTCAGCATTCGCAGAGCAATCAAGAGCGAACCCTGGCCGTCAACATCGGCAGTTCTAGAATATTGCACAGTATGGACGAGCAAGGCCCCCTTGGCGGAAAATTCAGCACGCATACTGCATGACATTGTCACACCCAATGGAATCTCAACCTCGCTCAATCCGGCTACCCGAGAGGCATCTTGGTCGGCAAAGCTGGAGAGCAACAGCGGAGTCGCTTTTATCGGCTCTTACGTCCTGGGGCTCGGATTCACCCTCTCTGAATCTGATGCGCACGCATGGATTTCAGAGGATGAGCAGTACAGAGAGGTTCTGTTTCCGTACCTAAACGGCAAGACCCTCAACACGGACCCCGAGCACAAGACAGAGCGCTGGGTGATCAATTTCCATGACTGGCCAGAGCGAGCAGCCAAGGAGTATCCGAAAGCGTACGAACAGGTACTGCGGAGCGTAAAACCGGAGCGCGCTACCAACCCACGCAAGGTCTACCGGGATTACTGGTGGCACTATGCGGAAAAGCGGCCCGCCATGGTAAAGGCAACCAAACCTTTGAAGCATTGCATCGTAATGGCGCAAGTCAGTAAGGTTGTCATGCCGGTTCTGGTTCCGACGGGGCAGGTCTTCGACCAGAAGTTGATCGTCTTCGCCTCCTCCGACTACGCCCTCATGGCTGTACTCAGCAGCGCGCCGCATTACTGGTGGGCAATCGATCGAAGCGCCACTATGAAATCCGACCTTAGTTACAGCCCATCGGACGTATTCGACACTTTCGTGCGCCCGCCGTTGAACGAGTCGCTTCGCTTCGCGGGAGATCGCCTAAGCTCGTTCCGTCGCGAGCTAATGTTGCGCCGAAATATCGGCATGACTGCCACATACAACCTATTTCACGATCCCTCTTGCCGAGATTCCGACATCACCGAACTGCGCCGCCTCCACGAGGAAATCGACAGAAGTACCGTCGAAGCATACGGCTGGCAAGATCTCCTAGACAGTACCGGGGCGACGCCGCCCCGCGATCCCACGCACGAAGCCTTCCCGCTCGACCACGGCTTCCACGAGACCAACCAAGGCACCCGCTACACCGTCGGTCTCCTTGCCCGCACTGAGATCATCGACCGGCTCCGCCAGCTCAACCACCGGGCTTACGCGGACGAGGTATTCCTCGGACTGCACAAGAAGCCGCAGAAGCACCCCGACATGCCCTCGCCATCGGCTGAGGCATACCGCAAGAAGGTTGAACAGGGCAGGAAGTCCGTAGCAGTCGACTTCGAGGACGACGGGCTCTTCCGACCCGAGGGAACCATCTTCTGA